The Microlunatus antarcticus DNA segment CGCCGGGCTCGACACCCTCGCCACGGTGGAGCTCGACGGCCGCGTGGTCGCCCGCACGGCGAACATGCACCGCTCGTACCGGATCGCCGTCACCGACGACCTGACGGTGGGGGAGCACTCGCTGGCCGTCACCTTCGCCGCCCCGGCGCCCGCCGCCGAGCGGGCCAGCCAGGAGCTCGGCCCGCGGCCGGGCGCGTACCGGGCGCCCTTCAACGCGATCCGCAAGATGGCCTGCAGCTACGGCTGGGACTGGGGCCCGAGCCTGACGACGTCGGGGATCTGGCGTCCGATCGCCCTGGAGGCGTGGAGCACCGCCCGCGTCGCCTCCGTCCGCCCGCTGGTCGACGTGCGCACCAGTGCCGAGGGGACCACCGGCCTGCTCCACGCCCACGTCGACGTCGAGCGCGCCCCCGGGTCGTCCGGGCCGCTGACCGTCACGGCCGAGGTCGCCGGCCGGGCCGCCGAGGTCGTGCTGGCCGCGGGTGACAGCAGCGCGACGGTCGAGCTCGAGGTCGACGACGTCGCGCTGTGGTGGCCCGTCGGCCACGGCGACCAGCCGCTGTACCCCGTCGCCGTGACCCTGGCCGACGCCAGCACGACCATCGACGCGTGGTCGGGCGACGTGGGCTTCCGCACCGTGGTGCTCGACACCACCTCGGACGCCGAGGGCACGCCGTTCCGCCTGGTCGTCAACGGCGTCCCGGTCTTCGCGCGCGGGCTGAACTGGATCCCCGACGACTGCTTCCCCACGCGGGTCACGGCCGAGCGCTACGCCACCCGGCTGACCGAGGCCGTCGACGTCGGCGCCAACCTGGTCCGCGTCTGGGGCGGCGGGCTCTACGAGAGCGACGACTTCTACGACGCCTGCGACCGGCTCGGGCTGATGGTCTGGCAGGACTTCCTCTTCGCCTGCGCGGCGTACGCGGAAGAGGAGCCGCTGCGCTCCGAGGTCGAGGCGGAGGCGCGCGAGGCCGTCACCCGGCTGACGCCGCACCCGAGCCTGGTCCTCTGGAACGGCAACAACGAGAACATCTGGGGCCATGCGGACTGGGGCTGGGCCGAGCAGCTCGAGGGCCGGACCTGGGGGTGGGGCTACTACACCGAGCTGCTGCCGAGCATCGTCGCCGAGCTCGACGGGACTCGGCCCTACTGCCCGGGCAGCCCGTACGGGATGGACCCCGCCGTCTACCCCAACGACCCGGCGCACGGGCCAACCCACCTCTGGGACGTGTGGAACGGCGTCGACTACACGCACTACCGCGACTCCGTGCCCCGGTTCGTCGCCGAGTTCGGGTGGCAGGCGCCCCCGACGTGGGCCACGCTCACCCGGGCCCTGCACGACGAGCCGCTGGCCTCGGACTCACCGGGGATGCAGGCCCACCAGAAGGCGGTCGGCGGCGACCTCAAGCTGAGCCGCGGCCTGGAGCCGCACCTGCCCGAGCCGCGCACGTTCGACGACTGGCACTGGGCGATGTCGCTCAACCAGGCCCGCGCCGTCTCGCTCGGCGTGGAGCACCTGCGCTCGTGGACGCCGACGTGCTCCGGGGCGATCTGGTGGCAGCTCAACGACTGCTGGCCCGTCACCTCGTGGGCGGTCGTCGACGGCGACGGGCGCCGCAAGCCCTCCTGGT contains these protein-coding regions:
- a CDS encoding glycoside hydrolase family 2 protein is translated as MRRLLDQGWTVRATAGPVAPALEGVVVPATVPGCVHTDLLAAGLVPDPYLDENEALLTWIGDVDWRYETTFTWSADDAAAAHDVVELVAAGLDTLATVELDGRVVARTANMHRSYRIAVTDDLTVGEHSLAVTFAAPAPAAERASQELGPRPGAYRAPFNAIRKMACSYGWDWGPSLTTSGIWRPIALEAWSTARVASVRPLVDVRTSAEGTTGLLHAHVDVERAPGSSGPLTVTAEVAGRAAEVVLAAGDSSATVELEVDDVALWWPVGHGDQPLYPVAVTLADASTTIDAWSGDVGFRTVVLDTTSDAEGTPFRLVVNGVPVFARGLNWIPDDCFPTRVTAERYATRLTEAVDVGANLVRVWGGGLYESDDFYDACDRLGLMVWQDFLFACAAYAEEEPLRSEVEAEAREAVTRLTPHPSLVLWNGNNENIWGHADWGWAEQLEGRTWGWGYYTELLPSIVAELDGTRPYCPGSPYGMDPAVYPNDPAHGPTHLWDVWNGVDYTHYRDSVPRFVAEFGWQAPPTWATLTRALHDEPLASDSPGMQAHQKAVGGDLKLSRGLEPHLPEPRTFDDWHWAMSLNQARAVSLGVEHLRSWTPTCSGAIWWQLNDCWPVTSWAVVDGDGRRKPSWYALRNAFADRLVTVQPRDAGLAVVLVNDSAVGWSGSARVRRLGFDGTALADVELAYDVAPRSAVTLPVPADVATAGDRAAEVLLAEVDGRRGWWWFAEDRDAALPGQDLSARAWAVDDGYEVTVTARSLVKDLALLADRAAPDARVDAMLLTLLPGESATITVRSAAGVAPEAFLEPLVLRSANQLVYR